Proteins encoded within one genomic window of Congzhengia minquanensis:
- a CDS encoding cell division protein ZapA, with product MANKLQVKICGQEYTLVSDDSREYMLEMADYVDRKMVAVKNQNNRLSTSMAAILVALNVADDMKHAEAKAKEALNSQAAEIALLKKKLDESAKKLAELQTNLSGTAGAPRQQPRQGSKK from the coding sequence ATGGCGAACAAATTGCAGGTTAAAATTTGCGGACAGGAATACACCTTGGTTTCAGACGACAGCCGGGAATATATGCTGGAAATGGCGGACTATGTTGACCGGAAAATGGTTGCGGTGAAAAACCAGAACAACCGCCTGAGCACTTCTATGGCGGCTATTTTGGTCGCCCTAAACGTGGCGGACGACATGAAGCATGCCGAGGCCAAAGCCAAAGAAGCCTTAAACAGCCAGGCGGCGGAAATTGCCCTTTTAAAAAAGAAGCTGGACGAGTCTGCAAAGAAACTCGCAGAGCTGCAAACAAATTTGTCCGGCACGGCGGGTGCCCCGCGGCAGCAGCCAAGACAAGGCTCCAAAAAATAA
- a CDS encoding DUF6809 family protein translates to MNILEQLFNGDLDPAHNIEPHDIEYWKKDKLVDEMLNQWAETLGKEFVDFYWDMMVVCLHMARFEKQEAFRYGFSLAVSIMEEAHCVRLHTEKKS, encoded by the coding sequence TTGAATATTTTAGAACAACTGTTCAACGGAGACTTAGACCCAGCCCACAACATTGAACCGCACGACATAGAATATTGGAAAAAGGACAAGCTGGTAGATGAAATGCTCAATCAATGGGCAGAAACTTTGGGCAAAGAATTTGTAGATTTTTATTGGGATATGATGGTGGTCTGCCTGCACATGGCACGCTTTGAAAAGCAAGAAGCCTTCCGCTATGGGTTCTCCTTAGCGGTCTCCATTATGGAGGAGGCACATTGTGTCCGTCTGCACACAGAAAAAAAGTCGTAG
- the rlmH gene encoding 23S rRNA (pseudouridine(1915)-N(3))-methyltransferase RlmH — MNINIIAVGKIKEDFLKKACAEFEKRLSRFCKLNIIEVPDEPMSDRPSESEREAVLKKEGGRILAAMKNTDMLISLCVEGKQLSSEEFAETFNHACIGGASTFTFVIGGSLGLMHDIKAKSNLKLSFSKMTFPHQLMRVILLEQIFRAFKINHNESYHK, encoded by the coding sequence ATGAACATTAACATCATTGCGGTGGGAAAAATAAAAGAGGACTTTTTAAAAAAAGCCTGCGCCGAATTTGAAAAACGGCTTTCCCGCTTTTGCAAACTAAATATTATTGAAGTGCCTGACGAACCCATGAGCGACAGGCCCTCAGAAAGCGAGCGCGAAGCGGTTCTAAAAAAAGAGGGCGGGCGGATTTTGGCGGCGATGAAAAACACCGACATGCTCATCTCACTCTGTGTGGAGGGAAAGCAGCTCTCAAGCGAAGAATTTGCTGAAACGTTTAACCACGCCTGTATCGGCGGTGCCTCCACCTTCACCTTTGTCATTGGCGGAAGCCTGGGGCTTATGCACGACATTAAGGCAAAAAGCAATTTAAAGCTATCGTTTTCGAAAATGACCTTTCCTCACCAACTGATGCGGGTCATTTTGCTGGAGCAAATTTTCCGCGCCTTTAAAATTAATCACAACGAAAGCTATCATAAATAG
- a CDS encoding Cof-type HAD-IIB family hydrolase, translated as MKRFEGLVLCSDVDGTLIDEHNSVPKENLEAIQYFRAHGGKFILATGRIPEAVTPVLHGITLDFPCICHNGCSIYDFYTNRYIDTVELPKEAHKAAEQVMELSPDSGVEVITPEGIFVVKQTFATDRHIAFEKITARRANSLEAVPAPWLKILFAQEPDQTDRLNEQMRSSAYHANYTIIKTHQYYYEIYHKNASKGNALETLCARFNIDLKNVAAIGDNENDLSMLLKAGISAAAGNAPGSVKTKAGIVTCANSQGAVADFISKL; from the coding sequence ATGAAACGGTTTGAGGGACTTGTGCTGTGCAGCGATGTAGACGGCACGCTGATTGACGAACATAACAGCGTTCCAAAAGAAAATTTAGAGGCAATTCAATATTTCAGGGCCCACGGAGGGAAATTTATCCTTGCCACAGGCCGAATTCCTGAGGCGGTTACGCCGGTTTTGCACGGAATTACGCTGGACTTCCCCTGCATCTGCCATAATGGGTGCAGCATCTACGATTTTTACACAAACCGTTATATCGACACGGTGGAGCTTCCGAAGGAGGCACATAAAGCCGCAGAGCAAGTTATGGAGCTGTCGCCGGACAGCGGCGTTGAGGTTATAACGCCTGAGGGCATTTTTGTGGTGAAGCAAACCTTCGCCACCGACAGGCACATTGCCTTTGAAAAAATTACAGCCCGGAGGGCGAACAGCTTAGAGGCGGTTCCCGCTCCATGGCTGAAAATTTTGTTTGCTCAGGAGCCGGACCAAACAGACCGTTTGAACGAACAAATGCGCAGCTCGGCCTATCATGCAAACTATACCATCATTAAAACGCACCAGTATTATTACGAAATATATCATAAAAACGCCAGCAAGGGAAACGCGCTTGAAACACTGTGCGCACGCTTTAACATCGACTTAAAAAATGTGGCGGCCATCGGCGACAATGAAAACGACCTCTCTATGCTTTTAAAAGCCGGCATTAGCGCCGCTGCCGGCAACGCTCCGGGCAGCGTTAAAACGAAGGCTGGAATTGTGACCTGCGCCAACAGCCAGGGTGCTGTGGCGGATTTCATTTCAAAATTATAA
- a CDS encoding MBL fold metallo-hydrolase has protein sequence MVKFQSFLSSSSGNSTFITDDHTNILIDCGATKGYIEKCLSRLGTDGTHLSGIFITHAHIDHIAAAGTLSRKFGLPLYATAETFAKGARQIGMVREHNLREITPGDDITVNTLTVHAFSIPHDADGAVSYTVTDGESKFGIATDSGIITDEIMQNLTGCDTVIVESNHDVDMLRRGPYPYPLKKRILGEGGHLSNDMCGQLCAALAKCGTRAFWLGHLSDKNNLPDLAYSCVSRVLAENGITVGCDVSLNVIPKFWIEATI, from the coding sequence ATGGTTAAATTTCAATCTTTTTTAAGCAGCTCGTCGGGCAATTCAACGTTTATCACCGACGACCATACAAATATATTAATCGACTGCGGCGCGACCAAAGGCTACATTGAAAAGTGCCTTTCCCGGCTCGGAACCGACGGCACGCACCTTTCCGGTATTTTCATTACCCACGCCCATATCGACCACATTGCCGCAGCTGGGACATTGTCCAGAAAATTTGGCCTGCCGCTATATGCCACTGCCGAAACGTTTGCAAAGGGTGCGCGGCAAATCGGCATGGTGCGCGAGCACAACCTCCGGGAAATTACCCCGGGTGACGATATAACCGTTAATACGCTGACCGTTCACGCCTTTTCTATCCCCCACGATGCAGACGGGGCGGTGAGCTACACCGTAACAGACGGAGAATCGAAATTTGGAATTGCTACCGACTCGGGCATTATCACCGACGAGATTATGCAAAACCTCACCGGCTGCGACACGGTGATTGTGGAGTCGAACCACGATGTGGATATGCTCCGGCGCGGGCCATATCCCTACCCGTTAAAAAAGCGGATTTTAGGCGAGGGCGGGCACCTTTCCAACGATATGTGCGGCCAGCTCTGCGCCGCTTTGGCTAAGTGCGGCACCAGGGCTTTTTGGCTGGGGCATTTGTCCGATAAAAACAACCTGCCCGATTTGGCATATTCCTGCGTAAGCCGCGTTTTGGCGGAAAATGGCATTACCGTTGGGTGCGACGTATCCTTAAACGTAATTCCAAAATTTTGGATTGAGGCGACAATATGA
- a CDS encoding CarD family transcriptional regulator, producing the protein MEYNIGDKIVYPMHGAGVIEAIEDREIMGAKQTYYIMRMPIGDMKVMIPTCNADEIGIRDVIDKDEADKVIASFRSCSTEMDSNWNKRYRENVARIKSGNIYEVVRVVKNLMFREKSRGLSTGERKMLNGAKQILVSELVVAKAIKQSEVENIMNEIVNAELT; encoded by the coding sequence ATGGAATATAATATAGGGGATAAAATTGTTTATCCTATGCATGGCGCCGGTGTAATCGAGGCGATTGAAGACAGGGAGATCATGGGCGCAAAGCAGACATACTATATTATGCGTATGCCAATTGGGGATATGAAAGTTATGATACCCACCTGCAACGCGGACGAAATCGGAATTCGCGACGTGATTGACAAGGACGAGGCGGACAAGGTGATTGCAAGCTTTCGCTCCTGTTCAACCGAGATGGACTCTAACTGGAATAAACGCTACCGCGAAAACGTGGCGCGGATTAAAAGCGGCAACATTTATGAGGTTGTCCGCGTTGTGAAAAATTTGATGTTTCGGGAAAAAAGCCGCGGGCTTTCCACTGGGGAACGGAAAATGTTAAACGGCGCAAAACAGATTTTGGTCAGCGAGCTGGTGGTGGCGAAAGCCATTAAACAGAGCGAAGTTGAAAACATTATGAACGAAATTGTAAACGCAGAACTTACATAA